A DNA window from Thiobacillus denitrificans ATCC 25259 contains the following coding sequences:
- a CDS encoding NAD(P)H-hydrate dehydratase yields the protein MSPLSAPLSPPLYTTAELRAVETRFAADGLMERAGAAAAELAASLAGEAGGPVLVLVGPGNNGGDALVAARLLAAEGSPVHAVGGADPARLPADAARAHAAWRQAGGTLQREIPSRRFGLVVDGLFGAGLQRDVAGNEAHWIAQANALGCPRLALDVPSGLDSDSGRARGCAFRADHTLTFLGLKPGLLTADGPDYAGQVHLDTLGIDPADMPSVKGIALTGLDARHRLPPRAQNSHKGQFGHVAIVGGAPGMVGACLLAGRAALAQGAGSVSVAVLDDRVAVDYGAPRLMFASAEALVEASLDVLALGPGLGRSPRARALLQTALGADCPLVLDADALNLIATDPELGLAAAQRNAATVLTPHPGEAGRLLGVDTQAVQADRVGAAHELSTRFGAHVALKGAGTVIAHPGGRYAINTSGGPWLAQAGSGDRLTGMVAALLGQGMETGNALEAAVWLHGADRPEHQHIRVLR from the coding sequence ATGTCGCCCCTGTCCGCCCCGCTCTCGCCCCCGCTCTACACGACCGCCGAGCTGCGCGCCGTCGAGACGAGATTCGCCGCCGACGGGCTGATGGAAAGGGCGGGCGCCGCGGCGGCGGAACTGGCGGCTTCGCTCGCGGGAGAGGCCGGCGGCCCGGTCCTCGTCCTCGTCGGTCCGGGCAACAATGGCGGCGACGCCTTGGTCGCCGCGCGCCTGCTCGCCGCAGAGGGCTCGCCCGTGCATGCAGTCGGCGGCGCCGATCCGGCCCGTCTGCCAGCCGACGCGGCACGCGCCCACGCGGCCTGGCGGCAGGCAGGGGGGACCCTGCAGCGCGAGATCCCGTCACGCCGTTTCGGTCTGGTCGTCGACGGCCTGTTCGGCGCGGGACTGCAGCGCGACGTGGCGGGAAACGAGGCGCACTGGATCGCGCAGGCCAACGCGCTCGGATGTCCAAGACTCGCGCTCGACGTGCCGAGCGGGCTCGACAGCGACAGCGGGCGCGCGCGCGGCTGCGCGTTTCGGGCCGACCACACGCTCACCTTCCTCGGCCTCAAGCCCGGGCTCCTGACCGCCGACGGCCCCGACTACGCCGGGCAGGTGCATCTCGACACCCTCGGTATCGATCCGGCCGACATGCCGTCGGTGAAGGGGATTGCGCTCACCGGCCTCGACGCGCGCCATCGTCTGCCGCCGCGTGCGCAGAACAGCCACAAAGGGCAGTTCGGCCACGTCGCCATCGTCGGCGGCGCGCCGGGCATGGTCGGCGCCTGCCTGCTCGCCGGACGCGCGGCGCTCGCGCAGGGCGCCGGCAGCGTCAGCGTGGCGGTATTGGACGATCGGGTCGCGGTCGACTACGGCGCGCCGCGTTTGATGTTCGCCAGCGCAGAAGCGCTGGTCGAGGCATCGCTCGACGTTCTCGCCCTGGGCCCCGGGCTCGGTCGCAGCCCGCGCGCCCGCGCACTCTTGCAGACGGCACTGGGCGCGGACTGCCCGCTCGTGCTCGACGCCGACGCGTTGAATCTCATCGCCACCGACCCTGAACTCGGCCTCGCCGCGGCACAGCGCAACGCGGCCACGGTGCTCACGCCCCACCCCGGCGAAGCCGGCCGCCTGCTCGGCGTCGACACGCAAGCGGTCCAGGCCGACCGCGTCGGCGCAGCACATGAACTGAGTACGCGCTTTGGCGCCCACGTCGCGCTGAAGGGCGCCGGCACCGTGATCGCGCATCCGGGAGGGCGCTATGCGATCAACACGAGCGGCGGCCCCTGGCTCGCGCAGGCGGGCTCGGGAGACCGCCTAACCGGCATGGTCGCCGCGCTTTTAGGGCAGGGAATGGAAACCGGAAATGCGCTCGAGGCCGCGGTCTGGCTGCACGGCGCAGACCGGCCCGAGCATCAGCACATCCGCGTCTTGAGGTAG
- a CDS encoding PhnD/SsuA/transferrin family substrate-binding protein, which produces MQRRRFLAGLALLPVLPLAAHAGKSELNIGIYPGTGKADILTADFRALAGPFATALGAALGLSAHPMLFRSIKSVARSMQGRRLDAYFVPPSVAVAALDNGYSPVVRVRDQASGALVRRKDAAQVATVALTEKESWLDVMARYTLKRQAPEAARVLNFKTQEEVALAMQRGFAEAGSLRAKAADALVASGSFEVWHALPTTPDFTLMASDRMSAADRDKIGAAAVALDAAAIQALQKTIHSRVSGFVVDKEADYKVIKQAIEEAGY; this is translated from the coding sequence ATGCAAAGACGACGTTTCCTGGCAGGCCTCGCGCTGCTTCCCGTGCTGCCACTCGCCGCCCATGCCGGCAAGAGCGAATTGAACATCGGCATTTATCCCGGCACCGGCAAGGCCGACATCCTGACCGCCGACTTTCGTGCCCTCGCCGGGCCGTTTGCCACGGCACTCGGGGCAGCGCTCGGCCTGAGCGCGCACCCCATGCTGTTCCGCAGCATCAAGAGCGTGGCCCGATCGATGCAAGGGCGCCGTCTCGACGCCTATTTCGTGCCGCCGTCGGTCGCGGTGGCGGCGCTCGACAACGGCTATTCGCCGGTCGTGCGCGTCCGTGACCAGGCGAGCGGGGCGCTCGTGCGGCGCAAGGACGCCGCCCAGGTCGCGACCGTCGCCCTGACCGAGAAGGAGTCGTGGCTCGACGTCATGGCGCGCTACACGCTCAAGCGCCAGGCGCCGGAGGCGGCCCGCGTCCTCAACTTCAAGACTCAGGAAGAGGTCGCGTTGGCCATGCAGCGCGGTTTCGCCGAGGCCGGCAGCCTGCGCGCCAAGGCCGCCGACGCGCTCGTTGCGAGCGGCAGCTTCGAGGTCTGGCACGCGCTGCCGACGACGCCGGACTTCACGCTCATGGCGAGCGACCGCATGAGCGCGGCCGACCGTGACAAGATCGGCGCGGCCGCCGTCGCGCTCGACGCCGCGGCCATCCAGGCGCTGCAGAAGACCATCCACAGCAGGGTCAGCGGCTTCGTCGTCGACAAGGAGGCCGATTACAAGGTGATCAAGCAGGCAATCGAAGAAGCCGGCTACTGA
- a CDS encoding DUF3330 domain-containing protein: MDKPHRSVTGAVVAPCSDDDTCEISQCELCLKELPADAVKVADAQDYVHHFCGLDCLAAWQKRAKARQ, encoded by the coding sequence ATGGACAAGCCGCATCGCTCCGTCACCGGCGCCGTCGTGGCCCCGTGCTCCGACGACGACACGTGCGAGATCTCGCAGTGTGAACTGTGCCTGAAGGAACTTCCCGCCGACGCGGTCAAGGTCGCCGACGCGCAGGACTACGTGCACCATTTCTGCGGTCTGGATTGCCTCGCCGCGTGGCAGAAGCGGGCCAAGGCCCGCCAGTAA
- the purL gene encoding phosphoribosylformylglycinamidine synthase translates to MSSIVSLPGSAALSAFRIDKIRAQAAAMGVALGELSARYWHFLELDGELDSAADRQLAATLDYGTPTDAPAADAVHLLVTPRPGTISPWSSKATEILRNSGLGMLRRIERGVAYRLCNPDGEVLAAAARQMLLPLLHDRMTEAVMAGLGDAAALFQHVPPRPLETVDLLAGGRGALVAANRSLGLALSDDELDYLVENFVRLGRNPTDVELMMFAQANSEHCRHKIFNASWVIDGAAQDKSLFGMIRDTHAAHPAGTVVAYSDNSSVIEGADIDRFYPHADSSYGYNRERTHVLMKVETHNHPTAISPFPGAATGSGGEIRDEGATGIGSKPKAGLCGFSVSNLDIPGYPQPWESGAYGKPERIVTPLAIMLEGPIGAAAFNNEFGRPNLAGYFRTFEETVAGERRGYHKPIMLAGGVGSIRDEHVHKKLLPTGTLLIQLGGPGMLIGLGGGAASSMDTGANAADLDFDSVQRGNPEMERRAQEVIDRCWQLGERNPILSIHDVGAGGLSNALPELVHGGGRGGRFELRAAPSEESGMSPREIWCNEAQERYVLAIPPARLAEFRAICERERCPFAVLGEATEANHLLVTDTHFDNAPVDVSLDVILGKPPRMTREVAHQQALPAPLALDGIELRDAVYRVLAMPGVASKMFLISIGDRSVGGLTARDQCVGPWQVPVADCAITLAGYRTTQGEVFSIGEKAPLALIDAPASGRMAIVEAITNLAAARVEGLGEIKLSANWMAPAGHPGEDAALFDTVAAVSQYCQALGVSIPVGKDSMSMKTVWQDGDERKAVISPISLVVSAFATTPDTTAHLTPQLRVDAGETDLVLIDLGLGRNRLGASSFAQAYKQVGDRCPDAPSPDALKAFFDTVQSLNAAGRLLAYHDRSDGGLFAVLCEMAFAGHCGVEVDVDELCSEKIRLDVEDEGLPEPDLKDPCGYSERIFNVLFSEEAGAVLQVRRADSAAVMQAFFDAGLRGEFYIIGHPAASDRVRVLRRGRVILDEARSDLQSAWARTSYEMAKLRDNPVCAEQEFARNADADEPGLYYAPSFDVDDDIAVPFVASGKRPRVAVLREQGVNGQVEMAAAFDSAGFSAVDVHMSDILAGRVDLADFAGLAACGGFSYGDVLGAGGGWAKSILFNARARDAFAAFFARPDSFALGVCNGCQMMSQLHDLIPGAASWPRFERNLSEQFEARFALVEVLPSPSIFFADMAGSVMPIAVSHGEGRVVFRDPAHAARAQATLRYVDHRGAPTETYPFNPNGSAAGLTGFTTADGRFSILMPHPERVYRAAQLSWRPPGMNAASPWLRMFRNARRAVG, encoded by the coding sequence ATGTCTTCCATTGTTTCGCTCCCCGGCAGTGCCGCGCTGTCCGCTTTCCGTATCGACAAAATCCGCGCGCAGGCCGCAGCCATGGGAGTGGCACTCGGTGAACTGAGCGCGCGCTACTGGCACTTTCTCGAACTCGACGGCGAACTCGACTCCGCCGCCGATCGGCAGCTCGCGGCGACCCTCGACTACGGCACCCCGACCGACGCGCCGGCTGCCGACGCGGTGCATCTGCTCGTCACGCCGCGTCCCGGCACGATTTCGCCCTGGTCGTCGAAGGCGACCGAAATCCTGCGCAACAGTGGCCTCGGCATGCTGCGGCGTATCGAGCGCGGCGTCGCCTATCGCCTGTGTAATCCCGACGGCGAGGTGCTCGCAGCCGCTGCGCGACAGATGCTGCTGCCGCTTCTGCACGACCGCATGACCGAGGCCGTCATGGCCGGGCTCGGCGACGCCGCAGCGCTGTTCCAGCACGTGCCGCCGCGCCCGCTCGAGACGGTCGACCTCCTCGCGGGTGGGCGCGGCGCGCTCGTCGCCGCCAACCGCAGCCTCGGCCTTGCGCTGTCCGACGACGAACTCGATTATCTGGTCGAGAATTTCGTCCGCCTTGGACGCAACCCGACCGACGTCGAACTGATGATGTTCGCGCAGGCCAATTCGGAACACTGCCGGCACAAGATCTTCAACGCGTCCTGGGTCATCGACGGCGCGGCGCAGGACAAGTCGCTGTTCGGCATGATCCGCGACACCCATGCCGCGCATCCGGCCGGCACGGTCGTCGCCTATTCGGACAATTCGTCGGTCATCGAGGGGGCGGACATCGACCGCTTCTATCCGCACGCCGACAGCAGCTACGGCTACAACCGCGAACGCACGCACGTCCTGATGAAGGTCGAGACGCATAACCATCCGACCGCAATCTCGCCGTTTCCGGGCGCGGCGACCGGCAGTGGCGGCGAGATCCGCGACGAGGGCGCGACCGGCATCGGCTCGAAGCCGAAGGCCGGCCTGTGCGGTTTCTCGGTATCCAATCTCGATATTCCCGGGTATCCGCAGCCCTGGGAGAGCGGGGCCTACGGCAAGCCCGAACGCATCGTCACCCCGCTCGCGATCATGCTCGAAGGCCCGATCGGTGCGGCGGCGTTCAACAACGAATTCGGCCGGCCCAATCTGGCCGGCTACTTCCGTACCTTCGAGGAGACCGTCGCCGGGGAGCGCCGCGGCTATCACAAGCCGATCATGCTCGCCGGCGGCGTCGGCAGTATCCGCGACGAGCACGTGCACAAGAAGCTGCTGCCGACCGGCACGCTGCTGATCCAACTCGGCGGCCCCGGCATGCTGATCGGCCTCGGCGGCGGCGCCGCGTCGTCGATGGATACCGGCGCCAACGCCGCCGACCTCGACTTCGATTCGGTACAGCGCGGCAATCCGGAAATGGAGCGGCGCGCGCAGGAGGTGATCGACCGTTGCTGGCAGCTCGGCGAGCGCAATCCGATTCTGTCGATTCACGACGTCGGCGCCGGCGGCCTGTCGAACGCCCTGCCCGAGCTCGTGCACGGTGGCGGTCGCGGCGGCCGTTTCGAATTGCGCGCCGCGCCGTCCGAGGAAAGCGGCATGTCGCCGCGCGAGATCTGGTGCAACGAGGCGCAGGAGCGCTACGTGCTCGCGATCCCGCCGGCGCGGCTGGCCGAGTTCCGCGCGATCTGCGAGCGCGAGCGCTGCCCGTTCGCGGTGCTCGGCGAAGCGACCGAAGCGAACCATCTGCTCGTCACCGACACGCATTTCGACAATGCACCGGTCGACGTCAGTCTCGACGTCATCCTCGGCAAGCCGCCGCGCATGACGCGCGAGGTTGCACATCAGCAGGCGTTGCCCGCGCCTCTCGCGCTCGACGGCATCGAACTCCGCGACGCGGTCTATCGCGTGCTCGCGATGCCCGGGGTCGCGTCGAAGATGTTCCTGATTTCGATTGGCGACCGCAGCGTCGGCGGCCTGACCGCGCGCGACCAGTGCGTCGGCCCCTGGCAGGTCCCGGTCGCCGACTGCGCGATCACCCTCGCGGGCTACCGGACGACGCAGGGGGAAGTCTTTTCGATCGGCGAGAAGGCGCCGCTCGCCTTGATCGACGCCCCCGCGTCGGGTCGGATGGCGATCGTCGAGGCGATCACCAACCTCGCCGCCGCGCGCGTGGAGGGCCTCGGCGAGATCAAACTGTCGGCGAACTGGATGGCGCCTGCCGGCCATCCGGGCGAGGACGCCGCGCTGTTCGATACGGTCGCCGCGGTGTCGCAGTATTGCCAGGCGCTCGGCGTCTCGATTCCGGTCGGCAAGGACTCGATGAGCATGAAGACCGTGTGGCAGGACGGCGACGAGAGGAAAGCCGTGATATCGCCGATTTCGCTGGTGGTCTCGGCCTTCGCCACGACACCCGACACGACCGCTCACCTCACCCCGCAGTTGCGCGTCGACGCCGGCGAGACCGATCTCGTGCTGATCGACCTCGGGCTCGGCCGCAACCGCCTCGGCGCCTCCAGCTTCGCCCAGGCCTACAAGCAGGTCGGCGACCGCTGCCCGGACGCGCCGAGCCCCGATGCGCTCAAGGCCTTTTTCGACACGGTCCAGTCGCTCAACGCGGCCGGCCGGCTGCTCGCCTACCACGACCGCTCCGACGGCGGCCTCTTCGCCGTGCTGTGCGAAATGGCCTTCGCCGGCCACTGCGGGGTCGAGGTCGACGTCGACGAACTCTGCTCGGAAAAAATCCGCCTCGACGTCGAGGACGAAGGCCTGCCCGAGCCCGATCTCAAGGACCCCTGCGGCTACTCCGAGCGGATCTTCAACGTCCTCTTCAGCGAGGAGGCCGGTGCCGTGCTGCAGGTGCGCCGCGCCGACAGCGCCGCCGTGATGCAGGCGTTCTTCGACGCCGGCCTGCGCGGCGAGTTCTACATCATCGGCCATCCCGCCGCCAGCGACCGCGTGCGCGTGCTGCGCCGCGGCCGCGTGATCCTCGACGAGGCGCGCAGCGATCTGCAAAGCGCCTGGGCCCGGACCAGCTACGAAATGGCGAAACTGCGCGACAACCCGGTATGTGCGGAACAGGAATTCGCGCGCAACGCCGACGCCGACGAGCCCGGCCTCTACTACGCGCCGAGCTTCGATGTCGATGACGACATCGCCGTGCCCTTCGTCGCCAGCGGCAAGCGTCCGCGCGTCGCCGTGCTGCGCGAGCAGGGCGTCAACGGCCAGGTCGAGATGGCGGCGGCCTTCGACAGCGCGGGTTTCAGCGCGGTCGACGTGCACATGAGCGACATTCTGGCCGGACGCGTTGACCTGGCCGATTTCGCCGGCCTCGCGGCCTGCGGCGGCTTCAGCTACGGCGACGTGCTCGGTGCGGGCGGCGGCTGGGCCAAGTCGATTCTGTTCAATGCGCGGGCGCGCGACGCGTTCGCGGCGTTTTTCGCGCGTCCCGACAGCTTCGCCCTCGGCGTGTGCAACGGCTGCCAGATGATGAGCCAGCTGCACGACCTGATCCCCGGCGCGGCGTCGTGGCCGCGCTTCGAGCGCAACCTGTCGGAGCAGTTCGAGGCGCGCTTCGCGCTGGTCGAGGTGCTGCCGTCGCCGTCGATCTTCTTCGCCGACATGGCCGGATCGGTGATGCCGATCGCCGTGTCGCACGGCGAGGGCCGGGTCGTGTTCCGCGACCCGGCGCACGCTGCGAGGGCGCAGGCGACGCTGCGTTACGTCGATCACCGCGGCGCGCCGACCGAGACCTACCCGTTCAATCCGAACGGTTCGGCCGCCGGCCTGACCGGCTTCACGACCGCCGACGGCCGCTTCAGCATCCTCATGCCTCATCCGGAGCGGGTCTACCGCGCAGCGCAGCTTTCCTGGCGGCCGCCAGGCATGAACGCGGCGTCGCCCTGGCTGCGGATGTTCCGCAACGCGCGCCGCGCGGTTGGGTGA
- the ppc gene encoding phosphoenolpyruvate carboxylase, whose protein sequence is MNAPQNLLTDDDLRAQVKLLGTLLGQVLLQFAGEDVFEAVETLRRGFADLQQQEDQQRRSELMAMIDAMPAGKIELVVRAFSSYFMLVNVAEESFAHRNRRRMLSHGMTLWEGSFDHTLADLKAQGLSAGTLQGLINRLHFAPVFTAHPTEARRRAVMEAMRRIFLICDQLYSPSLGVNDQRELEAQLAAEIQIMWRTDELRSAKLEVRDEVRNGLYYVRESLFEAVPKAYSFFERALRKHYGVNGDGAAPISVPSFIRFGSWIGGDRDGNPFVTADVTEWTVHTQMQAALDEYRARVRELRQTLTHSSGWCTPSAPFLERLAEYEAEFGEQVFRGTAVQIYSREPYRRMAAMMLARLDANLSYVHQCLADVPSFTSHLAYEDAAAFLADLYLIRDSLISHGDRIIAMQDLQALIRLVESFGFHLLQLDIRQESTIHTRTVAAVLQQIDPDFDYKGADEAERLKRLSAWTGHIDPIEIDDSLLDDEARETVAVFRRMAKLKSEVGDEVFGTYIISMTHSASHVMEVMLLARLVGLCGHNGDAWFCRILVAPLFETVDDLQRSQAILDELLSNKVYRALVAADGNRQEVMLGYSDSCKDGGILASNWNLYQAQLSIIALTRRHGVECRLFHGRGGTVGRGGGPTHEAILSQPPGTVNGEIKFTEQGEMLYYKYSNPETANYEIGMGVTGLLKASATLLKKCEVRYPQDYLDWMRDIAAAGETTYRALIATPGFIDYFYENTPVTEIGTLNIGSRPSHRKKADRSLGSIRAIPWVFGWAQSRHTLPAWYGIGSALKSFVDQHPEGLAHLRAMYAEWPFFRGLLSNVQMALTKADMEIAEEYARLCDHPGTPDIYRAIADEFALTVAGVKQVAQIENLLEDNQPLALSISRRRPYIDPINHIQVRLLKRYRSESVWESEQDSWLTPLKRSINAIAAGMRNTG, encoded by the coding sequence ATGAACGCACCCCAGAATCTCTTGACCGACGACGATCTGCGCGCGCAGGTCAAGCTTCTCGGCACCCTGCTCGGCCAGGTGCTGCTGCAGTTCGCCGGGGAAGACGTGTTCGAGGCGGTGGAAACCCTGCGGCGCGGCTTTGCCGACTTGCAGCAGCAGGAAGACCAGCAGCGGCGCAGCGAACTGATGGCCATGATCGACGCGATGCCGGCCGGCAAGATCGAGCTGGTCGTACGCGCGTTCTCGAGCTATTTCATGCTGGTCAACGTAGCCGAGGAAAGCTTCGCGCACCGCAACCGCCGTCGCATGCTGTCGCACGGCATGACGCTGTGGGAAGGCTCGTTCGACCACACGCTCGCCGATCTCAAGGCGCAGGGCCTGTCGGCGGGCACGCTGCAGGGGCTGATCAACCGCCTGCACTTCGCGCCTGTCTTTACCGCGCATCCGACCGAAGCCCGGCGCCGCGCCGTGATGGAGGCCATGCGCAGGATATTCCTGATCTGCGACCAGCTCTACAGCCCGAGCCTCGGCGTCAACGACCAGCGCGAGCTCGAGGCGCAGCTCGCGGCCGAGATCCAGATCATGTGGCGCACCGACGAACTGCGCAGCGCCAAGCTCGAGGTGCGCGACGAAGTGCGCAACGGCCTCTATTACGTGCGCGAGAGCCTGTTCGAGGCGGTGCCCAAGGCCTACAGCTTCTTCGAGCGCGCGCTGCGCAAGCACTACGGCGTGAACGGCGACGGCGCGGCGCCGATCAGCGTGCCGAGCTTCATCCGCTTCGGCTCGTGGATCGGCGGCGACCGCGACGGCAACCCCTTCGTCACCGCCGACGTGACCGAATGGACCGTGCATACGCAGATGCAGGCGGCGCTCGACGAATACCGCGCGCGCGTGCGCGAGTTGCGGCAGACACTCACCCACAGTAGCGGCTGGTGCACGCCGTCCGCGCCGTTTCTCGAGCGCCTGGCCGAATACGAGGCCGAGTTCGGCGAGCAGGTGTTCCGCGGCACCGCGGTGCAGATCTACAGCCGCGAACCTTACCGCCGCATGGCCGCGATGATGCTCGCGCGGCTCGACGCGAATCTCTCGTACGTGCACCAGTGCCTCGCCGACGTGCCGAGTTTCACCTCGCATCTCGCCTACGAAGACGCAGCGGCCTTCCTCGCCGACCTGTATCTGATCCGCGACTCCCTGATCAGCCACGGCGACCGCATCATCGCGATGCAGGACCTGCAGGCACTGATCCGCCTGGTCGAGAGTTTCGGCTTTCACCTGCTGCAGCTCGACATCCGCCAGGAATCGACGATCCACACGCGGACCGTGGCGGCGGTGCTGCAGCAGATCGACCCCGACTTCGACTACAAAGGCGCCGATGAAGCCGAGCGTCTGAAGCGCCTGTCGGCGTGGACCGGGCACATCGATCCGATCGAGATCGATGACAGCCTGCTCGACGACGAGGCGCGCGAGACCGTCGCGGTCTTCCGCCGCATGGCCAAGCTCAAGAGCGAAGTCGGCGACGAAGTCTTCGGCACCTACATCATTTCGATGACCCACAGCGCGTCGCATGTGATGGAAGTCATGTTGCTCGCGCGCCTGGTCGGGCTCTGCGGCCACAACGGCGACGCGTGGTTCTGCCGCATCCTCGTCGCGCCGCTGTTCGAGACCGTCGACGACCTGCAGCGCAGCCAGGCGATCCTCGACGAGTTGCTGTCGAACAAGGTTTATCGTGCGCTGGTCGCGGCCGACGGCAACCGCCAGGAGGTCATGCTCGGCTATTCCGACTCGTGCAAGGACGGCGGCATCCTCGCGTCGAACTGGAACCTCTATCAGGCGCAGCTTTCGATCATCGCACTGACCCGGCGGCATGGCGTCGAGTGCCGGCTGTTCCATGGCCGCGGCGGTACGGTCGGACGCGGCGGCGGCCCGACCCACGAGGCGATCCTGTCGCAGCCGCCGGGTACGGTCAACGGCGAAATCAAGTTCACCGAGCAGGGCGAAATGCTGTACTACAAATACAGCAACCCCGAGACGGCGAACTACGAAATCGGCATGGGTGTGACGGGTCTGCTGAAGGCCAGCGCCACCCTGCTGAAGAAATGCGAAGTCCGGTATCCGCAGGACTATCTCGACTGGATGCGCGACATCGCGGCGGCGGGCGAGACGACTTATCGCGCGCTGATCGCGACGCCCGGCTTCATCGATTACTTCTACGAAAACACGCCGGTCACCGAGATCGGCACGCTCAATATCGGCAGCCGGCCTTCGCATCGCAAGAAGGCCGACCGCTCGCTCGGCTCGATCCGCGCGATTCCCTGGGTGTTCGGCTGGGCGCAGTCGCGGCACACCCTGCCCGCCTGGTATGGCATCGGCAGCGCGCTCAAGTCCTTCGTCGACCAGCATCCGGAGGGGCTTGCGCACCTGCGCGCGATGTACGCCGAGTGGCCATTCTTCCGCGGCCTGCTGTCGAACGTCCAGATGGCGCTGACCAAGGCCGACATGGAAATCGCCGAGGAATACGCGCGGTTGTGCGACCACCCGGGGACGCCCGACATCTATCGCGCGATCGCCGACGAGTTCGCCCTCACGGTCGCCGGCGTCAAGCAGGTCGCGCAGATCGAAAACCTGCTCGAGGACAACCAGCCGCTGGCCCTCTCGATCTCGCGTCGCCGCCCCTACATCGACCCGATCAACCACATCCAGGTCCGGCTACTCAAGCGCTATCGTTCCGAGAGCGTGTGGGAATCCGAGCAGGACTCGTGGCTCACGCCGCTCAAGCGCTCGATCAACGCGATCGCAGCGGGTATGCGCAATACGGGCTGA